In Desulfotignum phosphitoxidans DSM 13687, one DNA window encodes the following:
- a CDS encoding type II toxin-antitoxin system RelE/ParE family toxin, translated as MPRLIITDGPVQGLERCRRFLAEKNPGASKRASEMIGYYLAILESEPEIGRPLGDMPELRELIIPFGESGYVALYRYEKVREILYILAFRHQKEAGY; from the coding sequence ATGCCACGATTGATCATCACCGATGGGCCGGTTCAGGGTCTGGAACGGTGCCGCCGGTTTCTGGCTGAAAAAAATCCCGGTGCCTCAAAGAGAGCATCGGAAATGATTGGTTATTATCTTGCAATTTTGGAATCAGAGCCCGAAATAGGCCGGCCTTTGGGAGACATGCCGGAATTGCGGGAGCTGATCATTCCTTTTGGCGAGTCCGGATATGTGGCTTTATATCGCTACGAAAAGGTCAGGGAGATTCTGTATATTCTTGCTTTTCGGCATCAGAAAGAGGCAGGGTATTGA
- the trsS gene encoding radical SAM (seleno)protein TrsS produces the protein MTHSNHKTDLKPRCSSRHIIRRTFSVCPVCLKRIPASHVQAGVAVFMEKECPEHGFFSTPVWRNHVPITEWIGDVPEIRDGENLDCPHACGLCPDHQRETCCVLLEVTGQCNLHCRFCFADAAPALDPATETVKGWLDQLAVPGKTLVQLSGGEPTVRDDLPEIIRHARQAGCAHVQLNSNGIRLGQDREYAGQLAEAGLSFVFLQFDGMDDEVYRTLRGKPLLDVKKKAITHCGECGIGVTLVPTLVPEVNVHQIGAVIDYGISLSPWVRGVHFQPVSFFGRIPQMPSDRMRLTLDEVMAEIETQTGGRIAKQHLLSSRFNHPLCKFHGDFVVLPDSIMPLSHPRDRSGQCCDSPVTVDQNRAFITRRWQSPEPDLLSPAGGAPSRCCPASGNIAPASCCNPDTLTPPREGRFPDKPSQTPFPMNPPPESLDLDYFMNRVITHGFTLTSMAFQDAGNLDIERLRRCSLHVFDNGRFVPFCAYYLSGWPPKEVPS, from the coding sequence ATGACACATAGTAACCATAAAACCGATTTGAAACCCCGTTGCTCCAGCAGACACATCATCCGCCGCACCTTTTCGGTCTGCCCGGTCTGCCTGAAGCGGATCCCGGCATCCCATGTCCAGGCCGGGGTTGCAGTTTTCATGGAAAAAGAGTGCCCGGAACATGGATTTTTTTCCACCCCGGTCTGGCGCAATCATGTTCCCATCACAGAGTGGATCGGGGATGTCCCGGAAATCCGGGACGGGGAGAACCTGGACTGCCCCCATGCCTGCGGCCTGTGCCCGGACCACCAGCGGGAAACCTGCTGCGTGCTCCTGGAGGTCACCGGGCAATGCAACCTGCACTGCCGGTTCTGCTTTGCCGATGCAGCCCCGGCATTGGACCCGGCGACCGAAACCGTCAAGGGATGGCTGGACCAGCTGGCGGTACCGGGCAAAACCCTGGTGCAGCTGTCCGGCGGAGAGCCCACGGTGAGAGACGACCTGCCGGAAATCATCCGCCATGCCAGACAGGCCGGGTGTGCCCATGTGCAGCTGAACTCCAACGGCATCCGGCTGGGGCAGGACCGGGAATATGCGGGACAGCTGGCAGAGGCCGGACTGTCTTTTGTCTTTCTCCAGTTCGACGGGATGGATGACGAAGTGTACAGGACACTTCGGGGAAAACCGCTCCTGGACGTCAAAAAAAAAGCCATCACCCATTGCGGAGAGTGCGGCATCGGGGTGACCCTGGTGCCCACCCTGGTGCCGGAGGTCAATGTCCACCAGATCGGGGCCGTCATCGATTACGGGATCTCCCTGTCCCCATGGGTGAGGGGAGTCCATTTCCAGCCGGTCAGTTTTTTCGGCCGGATTCCCCAGATGCCCTCGGACCGGATGCGCCTGACCCTGGACGAGGTCATGGCGGAGATCGAAACCCAGACAGGCGGCCGGATCGCCAAACAGCACCTGCTCAGTTCCCGGTTCAATCACCCGTTGTGCAAGTTCCACGGGGATTTCGTGGTCCTGCCGGACAGCATCATGCCCCTGTCCCATCCCCGGGACCGGTCCGGGCAGTGCTGCGACTCCCCTGTCACCGTGGACCAGAACCGGGCCTTTATCACCCGGCGGTGGCAGAGCCCGGAACCGGATCTGCTGTCACCGGCCGGTGGGGCCCCTTCCAGGTGCTGCCCTGCTTCCGGGAACATCGCCCCCGCCAGCTGCTGCAATCCAGACACACTGACCCCACCCCGTGAAGGACGGTTTCCTGACAAGCCGTCTCAAACCCCGTTTCCCATGAACCCGCCCCCGGAGTCCCTGGACCTGGATTATTTCATGAACCGGGTCATAACCCATGGATTCACCCTAACTTCCATGGCATTCCAGGATGCGGGCAACCTGGACATAGAACGGCTCCGGCGCTGCAGCCTGCACGTATTTGACAACGGCCGGTTCGTCCCGTTCTGCGCCTATTACCTGTCGGGCTGGCCGCCGAAGGAAGTGCCCTCATGA
- a CDS encoding DVU_1553 family AMP-dependent CoA ligase: MISPIPSWTAQRTGLGARLSPDTLEKWQLERLRQMIHYARKKSRFYRNHLAHVDPGAVTRREDLAGIPFTVPGDIVEQGTRMVCISAGEISRITTLLTSGSQGLPKRICFTRNDLDRTVDFFAHGMSTLVTPKDRVMICMSSGTPDSIGDLLQQGLACIKVSSLIYGNIRDPDQAAGVAGEFDCLVGLPAEMLYLARTAPTLRPATVLLSADYVPDSIIKVLESTWQCRVFTHYGMTETGYGGGVQCGARQAYHLRDADLLVEIVDPDTGTPLSPSRTGEVVLTTLRNEAMPLIRYRTGDLAKMAADPCPCGESLHRLDKVSGRLSNTVRLDDQICLSLAHLDEVMYAIPGLRGYRVAVHPPGQVHLTLDMGGKEAFPNLADQLKQALSLPVEITLEYASLPPCTPNGKRVLTLDL, translated from the coding sequence ATGATTTCCCCCATCCCATCCTGGACAGCCCAAAGAACCGGCCTGGGTGCCCGGCTGTCCCCAGACACCCTGGAGAAGTGGCAGCTGGAGCGGCTCCGGCAGATGATCCACTACGCCCGGAAAAAAAGCCGGTTTTACCGGAACCACCTGGCCCATGTGGACCCTGGGGCCGTCACCCGCCGGGAGGACCTCGCCGGCATCCCCTTCACGGTTCCCGGAGACATCGTCGAGCAGGGCACCCGGATGGTGTGCATCTCCGCAGGAGAGATCTCCCGGATCACCACCCTGCTCACCTCCGGGAGCCAGGGTCTCCCCAAGCGGATCTGTTTTACCCGGAACGACCTGGACCGGACCGTCGATTTTTTTGCCCACGGTATGTCCACCCTGGTGACCCCGAAAGACCGGGTGATGATCTGTATGTCCAGCGGGACCCCGGACAGTATCGGGGACCTGCTGCAACAAGGCCTGGCCTGCATCAAGGTGTCCTCGCTGATCTACGGCAATATCAGGGATCCGGACCAGGCCGCCGGTGTGGCCGGGGAATTTGACTGCCTGGTGGGGCTGCCCGCGGAAATGCTTTACCTGGCCCGGACCGCCCCGACTCTCCGGCCGGCCACGGTCCTGCTCAGTGCCGACTATGTGCCGGACAGCATCATAAAGGTCCTGGAATCCACCTGGCAGTGCCGGGTGTTCACCCACTACGGCATGACGGAAACCGGCTACGGCGGCGGGGTCCAGTGCGGGGCACGGCAGGCGTATCACCTGCGGGATGCCGATCTTCTGGTGGAAATCGTGGACCCGGACACCGGCACCCCCCTGTCCCCCTCCCGCACCGGGGAGGTGGTCCTGACCACGCTCCGGAATGAGGCCATGCCCCTGATCCGGTACCGCACCGGGGATCTGGCAAAAATGGCCGCCGATCCCTGTCCCTGCGGCGAATCCCTGCACCGCTTGGACAAGGTGTCCGGCCGGCTGTCCAACACGGTCCGCCTGGACGATCAGATCTGCCTGAGCCTGGCGCACCTGGATGAAGTCATGTACGCGATTCCCGGTCTCCGGGGATACCGGGTAGCGGTCCATCCCCCCGGGCAGGTTCACCTGACCCTGGACATGGGCGGAAAAGAGGCATTCCCAAACCTGGCGGATCAATTGAAACAGGCGCTTTCCCTCCCCGTGGAGATCACCCTTGAATACGCATCCCTGCCCCCCTGCACCCCTAATGGAAAACGGGTGCTCACCCTGGATCTATAG
- a CDS encoding substrate-binding domain-containing protein, which yields MKHTPEKVDNRVKQYRVKAGLSQSALAELVGLKRQGIYDIESGRYLPNTGVALKLARHLGCRVEDLFYETVSETDLPLVMGEDGLPDEGRVSVVKIRDRLVVYPVDGRFTFPSLLQPADGVFLQGRGQIRFFSPDTALDQTILITGCDPAFSLLAAHAARIEPKLQMRCRFGSTHAAMERLALGKTHLAGVHLHNPPGEEANVALARRNLNRTGALVMGFSLMEEGLMVSRDNPLNIRTAADLADSGIRFVNREPGAALRGLLDELLAGSGIPVTAVSGYDTLVHGHNQGAQMIAFGMADAALGLRPVAQAFDLDFVPLAEVRCDLVVPADLVNMPGIQIILDALQGRGFRDELSLLPGYSQKKTGTTIAAF from the coding sequence ATGAAACATACGCCTGAAAAGGTGGACAACCGGGTCAAGCAGTACCGAGTGAAAGCCGGGTTGTCCCAGTCCGCCCTGGCGGAACTGGTGGGGCTCAAACGGCAGGGCATTTACGATATCGAGTCGGGCCGGTACCTGCCCAACACCGGCGTGGCCCTCAAACTGGCCAGGCACCTGGGCTGCCGGGTGGAAGATCTGTTCTATGAAACCGTGTCCGAGACCGACCTACCCCTGGTGATGGGAGAAGACGGCCTGCCGGATGAAGGACGGGTATCCGTGGTCAAAATCCGGGACCGGCTGGTGGTCTATCCTGTGGACGGCCGTTTCACCTTTCCCAGCCTTTTACAGCCCGCCGATGGCGTCTTTCTGCAGGGAAGAGGACAGATCCGGTTTTTCAGCCCGGACACGGCCCTGGATCAAACCATCCTGATCACCGGCTGTGATCCCGCTTTTTCACTCCTGGCCGCCCATGCCGCCCGGATAGAACCCAAACTGCAGATGCGCTGCCGGTTCGGGTCCACCCATGCTGCCATGGAGCGCCTGGCCCTGGGCAAGACCCACCTGGCCGGTGTTCACCTGCACAACCCCCCGGGGGAGGAGGCCAATGTGGCCCTGGCCCGCCGGAACCTGAACCGGACCGGTGCTCTGGTAATGGGGTTTTCTCTGATGGAGGAAGGGCTGATGGTATCCCGGGACAATCCGTTGAACATCCGGACCGCCGCCGATCTGGCTGATTCCGGCATCCGGTTTGTCAACCGGGAGCCCGGCGCGGCCCTGCGCGGCCTTCTGGATGAACTGCTGGCAGGATCCGGGATACCTGTTACCGCTGTTTCAGGATATGACACCCTGGTACACGGCCATAACCAGGGTGCCCAGATGATCGCGTTCGGCATGGCTGACGCTGCTCTGGGGCTGCGCCCCGTGGCCCAGGCATTTGACCTGGATTTTGTTCCTTTGGCCGAAGTCCGGTGTGATCTGGTGGTCCCTGCCGACCTGGTGAACATGCCCGGGATCCAGATCATTCTGGATGCGCTTCAAGGCCGTGGTTTCAGGGATGAACTTTCTCTGCTGCCCGGGTACAGCCAGAAAAAAACCGGGACCACCATTGCCGCATTCTGA
- the modC gene encoding molybdenum ABC transporter ATP-binding protein — MTAADAVTDGSKNSRITKNRVDVRVQKQQGGFFLDVAFAAEQAGVTALFGPSGAGKTSVVNMVAGLSRPDRGRITIGDRCCFDGETGIYLPPEKRRIGYVFQEARLFPHLTVRANLTFGMNRLKPSDRFVGVEPVVSLLGIGSLLKRRPARLSGGEKQRVAIGRALLCSPQLLLMDEPLASLDQARKEELLPYIRTLSIRFRIPILYVSHQMEEIASVADSLVCLENGRVIEHSPVSRNNRPFPGTPGTCRPRTGDRTPCSRDTGRFPLDDHP; from the coding sequence ATGACGGCAGCGGACGCAGTGACGGATGGCAGTAAAAACAGCAGAATCACGAAAAACAGGGTGGATGTCCGGGTGCAGAAACAGCAGGGCGGTTTTTTCCTGGATGTCGCGTTTGCCGCGGAACAGGCTGGGGTCACGGCCCTGTTCGGGCCTTCCGGTGCCGGAAAGACCTCTGTGGTGAACATGGTGGCCGGGCTTTCCCGGCCGGACCGGGGCCGGATCACGATCGGGGACCGCTGCTGCTTTGACGGGGAAACAGGGATTTATCTTCCTCCGGAAAAACGCCGGATCGGATACGTGTTCCAGGAAGCCCGGCTGTTTCCCCACCTCACGGTCCGGGCCAACCTGACCTTTGGCATGAACCGGCTGAAGCCTTCGGACCGGTTCGTGGGGGTTGAACCGGTGGTGTCGCTTCTGGGGATCGGATCATTGCTGAAACGCCGGCCGGCCCGGTTGTCCGGCGGGGAAAAACAGCGGGTGGCCATCGGCCGGGCCCTGCTGTGCAGCCCGCAGCTGCTTCTCATGGACGAACCCCTGGCATCCCTGGACCAGGCCCGCAAAGAGGAACTGCTCCCATATATCCGGACCCTGAGCATCCGTTTCCGGATTCCCATTCTTTATGTGTCCCACCAGATGGAGGAGATCGCGTCTGTCGCCGATTCCCTGGTCTGTCTGGAAAACGGCAGGGTTATCGAGCACTCGCCCGTGTCACGGAATAATAGGCCATTCCCTGGCACGCCGGGCACCTGTCGCCCCAGGACAGGGGATAGGACTCCCTGCAGCCGGGACACAGGCCGGTTTCCTTTGGATGATCATCCCTAA
- the modA gene encoding molybdate ABC transporter substrate-binding protein, with amino-acid sequence MTIKKMRSFAAAVAAVLILAAVLGGPAGADEHPITVFAAASTTNAVTDIAALYETDHPVKLRLSFASSSTLAKQIENGAPADIFLSANPKWMDYLAEKDMIVTETRRDMLGNRLVLIVPMDSPNDGLQVDASLDLAGLLGDGRLSMGDPDHVPAGMYGKNAMTHLGLWDAIADRLARAKDVRAALVLVERGECPLGQVYATDAAISAKVRVAGVFPEDSHPPIVYPAALVKQGLDVQANPGAEALSFLDFLQSGPAARVFEAYGFTVR; translated from the coding sequence ATGACAATAAAAAAAATGAGATCGTTTGCAGCGGCAGTAGCCGCTGTTTTGATCCTGGCTGCTGTTTTGGGAGGACCGGCAGGGGCTGATGAACACCCCATCACCGTATTTGCCGCCGCATCCACCACCAATGCGGTCACAGATATCGCCGCCCTGTATGAAACAGATCATCCGGTAAAACTCCGGCTTTCCTTTGCCTCTTCGTCCACTCTGGCCAAGCAGATTGAAAACGGGGCGCCGGCAGATATCTTTCTGTCGGCCAACCCTAAATGGATGGACTACCTGGCGGAAAAGGACATGATTGTCACCGAAACCCGCCGGGACATGCTGGGCAACCGCCTGGTGCTGATTGTCCCCATGGACAGCCCGAATGACGGACTGCAGGTGGATGCCAGTCTGGACCTGGCCGGACTCCTGGGGGACGGGCGCTTGTCCATGGGAGATCCGGACCACGTGCCGGCCGGGATGTACGGTAAAAACGCCATGACGCACCTGGGTCTCTGGGATGCTATTGCGGACCGGTTGGCCCGGGCCAAAGATGTCCGGGCCGCTCTGGTCCTGGTGGAACGGGGGGAATGCCCCCTGGGCCAGGTTTATGCCACGGATGCGGCCATCAGTGCCAAGGTCCGGGTGGCCGGGGTTTTTCCCGAAGACAGCCATCCACCCATTGTGTACCCGGCTGCCCTGGTGAAACAGGGCCTAGACGTCCAGGCAAACCCCGGCGCGGAAGCCCTTTCGTTCCTGGATTTTCTTCAGTCAGGCCCCGCAGCCCGGGTGTTTGAAGCATACGGATTCACTGTCCGCTGA
- a CDS encoding CopG family ribbon-helix-helix protein → MATSIKIDDELKNRVRQLADVKKRSAHWIMCEAIREYIEREEKKESFKQEALASWKAYQETGKHLTAQEVQSWLQTWGSEKETGMPPCHD, encoded by the coding sequence ATGGCCACGTCCATCAAAATCGATGACGAATTAAAGAACAGGGTCCGGCAACTGGCAGATGTCAAAAAACGGTCAGCACACTGGATCATGTGTGAAGCGATACGGGAATATATCGAGCGAGAAGAAAAAAAAGAAAGCTTCAAACAGGAAGCCTTGGCATCATGGAAAGCATACCAGGAAACCGGAAAGCACCTGACCGCTCAAGAGGTTCAAAGCTGGCTTCAAACCTGGGGTTCTGAAAAAGAAACCGGGATGCCCCCATGCCACGATTGA
- the modB gene encoding molybdate ABC transporter permease subunit has protein sequence METWHLTPMEWEALRLSLRVSVLAVTVSLPAGIGAAWILSRCRFPGKGLLDGFIHLPLVLPPVVTGYLLLVLLGRKGIIGGFLYNTFGITLAFTWKGAAVAAAVMAFPLLVRAVRLSADAVDTGLEDAARTLGAGRMRVFFTITLPLMVPGIITGTILAFARSLGEFGATITFVSNIRGETQTLPLALYSLTQVPDGEAGALRLCIISVALAMTALVLSEWMARRFDTLMKG, from the coding sequence ATGGAAACATGGCACCTGACCCCCATGGAATGGGAGGCCCTGAGGCTCAGCCTCAGGGTGTCTGTTCTGGCGGTGACAGTGAGCCTTCCGGCCGGCATCGGGGCGGCCTGGATCCTGTCCCGGTGCCGGTTTCCGGGAAAAGGCCTGTTGGACGGCTTTATTCACCTGCCCCTGGTGCTACCGCCGGTGGTAACCGGTTATCTGCTGCTGGTGCTCCTGGGCAGAAAAGGGATCATCGGCGGATTTCTCTACAATACCTTCGGAATTACCCTGGCCTTTACCTGGAAAGGTGCAGCTGTTGCCGCGGCGGTCATGGCCTTTCCTCTGCTGGTCCGGGCGGTGCGGCTGTCGGCCGATGCCGTGGATACGGGGCTGGAAGATGCGGCCAGGACCCTGGGGGCCGGCAGGATGCGGGTTTTTTTCACAATCACCCTGCCCCTGATGGTGCCCGGTATCATCACCGGGACCATCCTGGCCTTTGCCAGGAGCCTGGGGGAGTTCGGCGCCACCATCACGTTTGTCTCCAACATCCGGGGTGAGACTCAGACCCTGCCCCTGGCCCTGTATTCCCTCACCCAGGTGCCGGACGGGGAGGCCGGTGCACTGCGGTTGTGCATCATCTCCGTGGCCCTGGCCATGACCGCCCTGGTCTTGTCGGAATGGATGGCCAGACGGTTTGATACACTCATGAAAGGATGA
- a CDS encoding aldehyde ferredoxin oxidoreductase N-terminal domain-containing protein encodes MRYAETGVNLEIDLTEGKIDKTETDQRLMKLHLGGNGTAARIIWDRVSPEATAFSPENLLIFSTGLLVGTPVPACNRTMVDTISPQTNFFSHSIFGGYFGPELKHAGYDKIIIHGKAQNLVYLWIHNDKVEIRDASHLKGKGAQETAWIIKEELKDPRIQVAAIGLAGENRLFMSTIEHSNASASRGVGVIMGDKRLKAIAVRGTKDFSVFNPEALFQLCLKHSQDIHASPFNGDLMAIEWNDAFHHDNFAWGNARVRRKGFWNQELEDKWKDYTLKIRDRLQGCYNCPKNCHLVVKPPGRQRYILKCFGKGTWHMAAFKDLTFTFDILALSQEYGVDSYSGPQTIAFAIELFDAGILTDKDLPDFPDDSGDRFYYLLEMLVRRKGIGDVLANGVYAAARQIGNGAEAYDHNTIKKFEQIPLKLGKVNYPYYLMYCTSDKMAINQTEGSFPQDPVKEIADRQQFVDEWISAPERFKKYFMEWEPRTHPSVEAAVNICDWNETMHYVDDALGICAFCSSFRGQFGGGSAYHIYNIPTFINLATGMDMDADDLWQVARRNRNLVRSINISRGLKKGDEKPPENHWKKREPEKEQELLDAYYKFKGWTKEGIPTSPTLQRLGLDDIAKAFIEKGILKGDEDICYVDQSCYSEGRKKEPVTAVRKAENFTLTDYLSKNKEPGR; translated from the coding sequence ATGCGATATGCAGAAACAGGTGTCAATCTGGAAATTGATTTGACCGAGGGAAAAATTGATAAAACAGAAACAGACCAGCGATTGATGAAGCTTCATCTGGGTGGGAATGGTACAGCCGCCAGGATAATATGGGATCGGGTAAGCCCTGAGGCAACTGCTTTTTCTCCTGAAAATCTGCTTATCTTCAGCACGGGTTTGCTGGTCGGCACCCCTGTTCCGGCCTGCAACCGTACTATGGTCGATACGATTTCACCTCAGACGAACTTTTTTTCTCATTCGATTTTCGGAGGTTATTTCGGACCGGAACTGAAGCATGCTGGTTATGATAAAATTATCATTCATGGCAAAGCACAAAATCTGGTTTATTTATGGATACACAACGATAAAGTGGAAATACGGGATGCCTCTCACCTTAAAGGCAAAGGGGCCCAAGAGACCGCATGGATCATCAAAGAAGAGTTGAAAGATCCCAGGATTCAGGTGGCTGCAATCGGTCTTGCCGGAGAAAACAGACTTTTCATGTCAACCATAGAACATTCCAATGCCAGCGCCTCGCGGGGAGTTGGGGTGATTATGGGAGATAAACGGCTGAAGGCCATCGCCGTGCGCGGCACAAAGGATTTTTCTGTTTTCAATCCTGAAGCGCTGTTTCAGTTATGTCTCAAACACAGCCAGGATATTCACGCCAGTCCGTTCAATGGCGACCTTATGGCAATTGAGTGGAACGATGCATTCCACCACGATAATTTTGCCTGGGGCAATGCCCGGGTGCGTCGAAAAGGATTTTGGAATCAGGAACTGGAAGACAAATGGAAAGATTACACCCTGAAAATCCGTGACCGGCTGCAGGGCTGCTACAATTGCCCTAAAAACTGTCATCTGGTGGTGAAGCCGCCCGGACGGCAGAGATACATTTTAAAATGTTTCGGAAAAGGCACCTGGCATATGGCGGCTTTCAAGGATCTTACGTTTACCTTTGATATCCTTGCACTTAGCCAGGAATACGGTGTGGACAGCTATTCTGGGCCGCAGACCATCGCCTTTGCAATCGAGCTTTTCGATGCAGGCATTTTAACCGACAAAGATCTGCCAGATTTCCCGGATGACAGCGGTGACAGGTTTTATTATCTCCTTGAAATGCTTGTCCGCAGGAAAGGAATCGGGGATGTCCTGGCCAATGGCGTTTATGCAGCAGCCCGTCAGATCGGCAATGGCGCCGAAGCGTATGATCACAATACCATTAAAAAATTTGAGCAGATACCGTTGAAACTGGGAAAAGTGAATTATCCGTATTATCTGATGTACTGCACCAGCGACAAGATGGCGATTAATCAGACCGAAGGATCCTTTCCCCAGGATCCTGTTAAAGAGATTGCGGACAGACAACAATTTGTAGACGAGTGGATATCAGCCCCTGAACGGTTTAAAAAATACTTCATGGAATGGGAACCCCGCACCCATCCATCCGTAGAGGCCGCCGTTAACATCTGCGACTGGAATGAGACCATGCACTACGTGGATGACGCATTGGGGATCTGTGCTTTTTGTTCGTCTTTTCGTGGCCAGTTCGGCGGAGGCTCCGCATACCACATCTACAATATCCCAACATTCATCAATTTAGCTACCGGAATGGATATGGATGCCGACGACCTGTGGCAAGTAGCCAGAAGAAATAGAAATCTTGTCAGATCCATTAACATCAGCAGAGGATTGAAAAAAGGTGATGAGAAGCCGCCTGAAAACCACTGGAAAAAAAGAGAGCCTGAAAAAGAGCAGGAACTGCTTGATGCGTACTACAAATTCAAGGGGTGGACCAAAGAAGGAATCCCCACCAGCCCAACCTTACAAAGACTGGGTCTCGATGATATCGCCAAAGCGTTTATCGAAAAAGGAATCCTCAAAGGAGATGAAGATATTTGTTATGTAGATCAGTCATGTTACTCTGAGGGAAGAAAAAAAGAACCCGTTACTGCAGTCCGCAAGGCTGAAAATTTCACTCTCACAGATTATCTTTCCAAAAATAAAGAACCAGGGAGGTAA
- the fdhD gene encoding formate dehydrogenase accessory sulfurtransferase FdhD — MIQDKHCKIITLSDRRKEDITLELIREVPLSIRVQGKSHTVIMRTPGDEVAHVAGFCLGEGLVDSMDDFSTLGYCEQDINVVTVTLKPERVHLIPDILKRKGFISQTSCGICGKELIDDLKQNLTTLPETSKVSMEAGLHCLDSLSAHQMVLYSCHAAALFTKEGGFLSVGEDVGRHNALDKSVGKLLVQDRLDMADLLVLSSRISYELVQKAARAGISVIFSVSGPTALAVELAESIGMALVSRKKNKGLLVFCGEDRLLSD, encoded by the coding sequence ATGATCCAGGATAAGCATTGCAAGATAATCACATTATCTGACCGGAGAAAAGAGGATATCACTCTTGAACTGATCAGGGAAGTCCCCCTTTCCATAAGGGTACAGGGGAAATCCCATACTGTTATCATGAGGACTCCTGGTGATGAGGTCGCCCACGTGGCAGGATTCTGCCTGGGAGAAGGGCTTGTTGATTCCATGGATGATTTTTCCACGCTTGGATATTGTGAACAGGACATCAATGTGGTGACCGTGACTCTGAAGCCGGAAAGAGTTCATCTTATCCCCGATATTTTAAAGAGAAAGGGATTTATCAGTCAAACCAGTTGCGGCATCTGCGGCAAAGAGCTGATCGATGACCTCAAACAGAACCTGACGACACTACCGGAAACTTCGAAAGTGAGTATGGAGGCCGGACTGCATTGCCTGGATAGTCTTTCGGCCCATCAGATGGTTCTATACAGTTGCCATGCCGCTGCTTTGTTTACAAAAGAAGGGGGGTTTTTATCTGTAGGGGAAGATGTGGGTCGTCACAATGCGCTGGATAAATCGGTAGGAAAGCTCTTGGTTCAGGACAGGCTTGATATGGCCGATTTGCTGGTTCTTTCTTCAAGGATCAGCTATGAACTGGTCCAGAAGGCCGCGCGCGCAGGAATTTCCGTCATTTTTTCAGTATCGGGCCCTACGGCGCTAGCTGTGGAACTGGCTGAAAGTATCGGTATGGCCCTGGTATCCCGGAAAAAAAACAAAGGATTGCTGGTTTTTTGTGGAGAGGATCGGCTCTTGTCGGATTGA
- a CDS encoding NHLP leader peptide family RiPP precursor: MNEEQAKKAQQQWAKIITKARADEDFKVRLIAEPAAVLKEEGIVVPDGITIKVMEDTESVTHVVIPLRSDGAGAENLAEPHSAANTGNMSESDKVRTTARDAIINKQKWRTEP, encoded by the coding sequence ATGAACGAGGAACAAGCCAAAAAAGCGCAGCAACAATGGGCAAAAATAATTACCAAGGCACGGGCGGATGAAGATTTCAAAGTTAGACTGATTGCAGAACCAGCTGCGGTTCTCAAGGAAGAAGGTATTGTGGTGCCCGACGGAATTACCATCAAGGTAATGGAGGACACGGAAAGCGTTACCCATGTTGTCATTCCTTTAAGGTCGGATGGCGCTGGTGCGGAAAACTTGGCAGAACCGCATTCGGCAGCGAACACGGGGAATATGAGCGAATCTGATAAAGTCAGAACAACGGCAAGAGATGCAATCATCAATAAACAAAAATGGAGGACAGAACCATAG